The Coffea arabica cultivar ET-39 chromosome 8e, Coffea Arabica ET-39 HiFi, whole genome shotgun sequence genome window below encodes:
- the LOC113703305 gene encoding NAC domain-containing protein 71, producing the protein MGGASLPPGFRFHPTDEELVGYYLKRKTDGLEIELEVIPVIDLYKFDPWELPEKSFLPKRDMEWFFFCPRDKKYPNGSRTNRATRAGYWKATGKDRKVVCQSAVIGYRKTLVFYRGRAPLGDRTDWVMHEYRLSDDVSQGSPVFKGPYALCRVIKKNEQKTNDVHGDSTLKQVGSSSHIGNVAPAATISNDPVVISEEIPMQASHIESNNSTPIASPHQASVMGEYDHSSTYSSMGMDPSSNWVSPDMILDSSKEYRQGQRLSGYYCPQFEFQNSTSWQTYDPYEASPSSSNSNFREEGETSDDFTRYGCMSPYSVHGSYMGYYGNEDMLYDSFGPPNALNPNPF; encoded by the exons ATGGGAGGAGCATCACTACCTCCAGGATTTCGTTTTCACCCCACTGATGAGGAACTGGTTGgttactatctcaaaaggaaaacAGATGGACTTGAAATTGAGCTAGAAGTAATCCCAGTTATTGACTTGTACAAATTTGATCCTTGGGAACTGCCAG AGAAGTCATTCTTGCCAAAGCGTGACATGGAATGGTTCTTCTTCTGTCCTCGGGACAAAAAGTATCCCAATGGCTCGCGAACAAATCGAGCTACTAGAGCTGGATACTGGAAGGCTACAGGGAAAGATAGAAAAGTAGTCTGCCAGTCTGCAGTGATAGGTTATCGAAAAACCCTGGTGTTCTATCGTGGAAGAGCCCCACTTGGAGATAGAACAGATTGGGTGATGCACGAATATCGTCTCTCTGATGATGTTTCTCAAGGCAGTCCAGTTTTTAAG GGACCTTACGCCTTGTGTCGTGTCATCAAGAAGAATGAGCAGAAAACAAATGATGTTCATGGAGATTCAACATTGAAGCAGGTGGGAAGTAGCTCCCACATTGGAAATGTTGCACCAGCAGCAACAATCTCAAATGACCCGGTTGTCATTTCTGAAGAGATACCAATGCAGGCTAGTCATATTGAGAGTAATAACTCAACTCCTATTGCctctcctcatcaggcttcagTAATGGGAGAGTATGATCACTCTTCAACATACTCTTCAATGGGGATGGATCCCTCAAGCAATTGGGTCTCACCTGATATGATTCTGGATTCTTCGAAG GAATACCGCCAAGGACAGCGTCTATCAGGATACTACTGTCCACAATTTGAATTCCAAAATTCAACTTCATGGCAGACATATGATCCATACGAAGCCTCACCAAGttcatcaaactcaaatttTAGAGAGGAAGGCGAAACTTCTGATGATTTCACTCGCTATGGATGCATGTCGCCTTACTCGGTTCATGGAAGCTATATGGGGTACTATGGAAATGAGGATATGTTGTATGATAGCTTTGGCCCGCCCAATGCTCTAaatccaaatcctttctaa
- the LOC113703439 gene encoding uncharacterized protein isoform X2: MACFFSNSLSHGCKKWPQNLFNWDFGHKKNDSRPQPKYHDIQLPFPPSLVSKTFLKGRELRCCYKATVDGFSATDFHNSSDFKGPCVIIGYTSKSFKFGAFNPEGYRSTDDYYDTFDAFLFYWREKEEKERDGDPIILPKVGGSGAALFDYARGGPQFGADGLLIGPPLAPVMGGFAGPDTNSGIGDLRQAKSRLGLSYARRPDGKESLFGDESKASLDEVLVFCSPEIASLY, translated from the exons ATGGCTTGTTTCTTCTCAAATTCTTTATCACATGGTTGCAAGAAATGGCCACAAAACTTGTTCAATTGGGATTTCGGCCACAAGAAGAATGATTCAAGGCCACAACCAAAGTACCATGACATTCAACTCCCTTTCCCACCTTCCCTAGTTAGCAAAACTTTCTTGAAGG GTAGGGAGCTGAGATGCTGCTACAAGGCCACTGTTGATGGCTTTAGTGCAACTGATTTTCACAACAGCAGTGACTTTAAGGGACCATGTGTGATCATTGGTTACACAAGCAAATCATTCAAGTTTGGAGCTTTTAATCCTGAAGGATATAGAAGCACAGATGACTACTATGATACTTTTGATGCATTCCTTTTTTATTGGAGAGAAAAGGAGGAGAAGGAGAGGGATGGTGATCCTATAATCTTACCTAAAGTAGGAGGTAGTGGTGCTGCCCTTTTCGATTATGCTCGAGGAGGGCCACAATTCGGTGCAGATGGTCTGCTGATTGGACCTCCCTTGGCTCCTGTTATGGGAGGATTTGCAGGCCCTGATACCAATTCAGGGATTGGTGATTTGAGGCAAGCTAAGTCCAGACTGGGATTGTCTTATGCCAGAAGACCAGATGGGAAGGAATCACTGTTTGGAGACGAGTCCAAGGCTAGTCTTGACGAAGTTTTAGTATTTTGTAGTCCTGAAATTGCAAGCCTGTACTAA
- the LOC113703439 gene encoding uncharacterized protein isoform X1, with translation MACFFSNSLSHGCKKWPQNLFNWDFGHKKNDSRPQPKYHDIQLPFPPSLVSKTFLKVGRELRCCYKATVDGFSATDFHNSSDFKGPCVIIGYTSKSFKFGAFNPEGYRSTDDYYDTFDAFLFYWREKEEKERDGDPIILPKVGGSGAALFDYARGGPQFGADGLLIGPPLAPVMGGFAGPDTNSGIGDLRQAKSRLGLSYARRPDGKESLFGDESKASLDEVLVFCSPEIASLY, from the exons ATGGCTTGTTTCTTCTCAAATTCTTTATCACATGGTTGCAAGAAATGGCCACAAAACTTGTTCAATTGGGATTTCGGCCACAAGAAGAATGATTCAAGGCCACAACCAAAGTACCATGACATTCAACTCCCTTTCCCACCTTCCCTAGTTAGCAAAACTTTCTTGAAGG TAGGTAGGGAGCTGAGATGCTGCTACAAGGCCACTGTTGATGGCTTTAGTGCAACTGATTTTCACAACAGCAGTGACTTTAAGGGACCATGTGTGATCATTGGTTACACAAGCAAATCATTCAAGTTTGGAGCTTTTAATCCTGAAGGATATAGAAGCACAGATGACTACTATGATACTTTTGATGCATTCCTTTTTTATTGGAGAGAAAAGGAGGAGAAGGAGAGGGATGGTGATCCTATAATCTTACCTAAAGTAGGAGGTAGTGGTGCTGCCCTTTTCGATTATGCTCGAGGAGGGCCACAATTCGGTGCAGATGGTCTGCTGATTGGACCTCCCTTGGCTCCTGTTATGGGAGGATTTGCAGGCCCTGATACCAATTCAGGGATTGGTGATTTGAGGCAAGCTAAGTCCAGACTGGGATTGTCTTATGCCAGAAGACCAGATGGGAAGGAATCACTGTTTGGAGACGAGTCCAAGGCTAGTCTTGACGAAGTTTTAGTATTTTGTAGTCCTGAAATTGCAAGCCTGTACTAA
- the LOC113703528 gene encoding aluminum-activated malate transporter 12: protein MGVEIVINGDSPYGTSARLEKMKKSMNMYVEKVKKFPGLAWKMIWKVGREDPRRVIHSIKVGLSLTLVSLLYLLEPLFEDIGQNAIWAVMTVVVVLEFTAGATLCKGLNRGFGTLLAGLLAFFIEYIATASGQIFKAIFIGAAVFFIGMSATYVRFVPYIKKNYDYGVVIFLLTFNLITVSSFRVENVLKIAHERIYMIAIGCGICLLMSLLVFPNWSGEELHDSTVFKLEGLAISIQACVNDYFSEEEPKAANGESLEDPIYKGYKAVLDSKSTDETLAMYASWEPRHSRYCYRFPWQQYVKLGAVLRHFGYTVVALHGCLKTEIQTPRSVRALFKDPCIRVAREVSKALMELADSVSKRRQCSPEVLSDHLHEALQDLDTALRSQPKLFLGPNANSNTNMLALAAAQARQKSGKDFGISLSSVKTDTSALLEWRSKRASEQSKENDRKVLRPTLSKIAITSLEFSEALPFAAFASLLVEIVARLDLVIEEVEELGRLAHFKEFEPGDAVVSVICQTPKAENAKPMENHLPSHGAAE, encoded by the exons ATGGGTGTAGAAATAGTGATAAACGGGGACAGCCCTTATGGAACTAGTGCCAGATtggagaagatgaagaaaagtaTGAACATGTATGTggaaaaggtgaaaaaatttCCGGGATTAGCATGGAAAATGATATGGAAGGTGGGAAGAGAAGATCCAAGGAGAGTTATTCATTCGATCAAAGTTGGTTTGTCATTGACACTAGTTTCCTTGTTGTACCTTTTGGAGCCATTGTTTGAAGACATTGGCCAGAATGCCATCTGGGCTGTTATGACTGTGGTGGTTGTGCTGGAATTCACCGCag GAGCAACATTGTGCAAGGGTCTCAACAGAGGATTCGGGACGCTGTTAGCAGGACTACTTGCATTTTTCATCGAATATATCGCCACAGCTTCTGGGCAGATTTTCAAGGCGATTTTCATTGGAGCTGCAGTTTTCTTCATTG GAATGTCAGCTACTTACGTGAGGTTTGTCCCATATATAAAGAAGAATTACGACTATGGGGTTGTCATATTCCTCTTGACCTTCAATTTGATTACTGTATCAAGCTTCCGAGTTGAGAATGTGTTAAAGATAGCCCATGAGAGGATTTACATGATAGCTATTGGTTGTGGAATCTGTCTCCTCATGAGCCTCTTAGTATTTCCAAATTGGTCTGGGGAAGAACTCCATGATTCCACTGTTTTTAAGCTTGAAGGGCTAGCAATATCAATTCAAG CTTGTGTGAATGATTATTTTAGTGAGGAGGAACCAAAAGCAGCAAATGGAGAATCATTGGAGGATCCAATTTATAAGGGCTACAAGGCAGTCTTGGACTCCAAATCCACTGATGAGACCTTG GCAATGTATGCAAGTTGGGAACCAAGGCATTCAAGATATTGCTATAGATTCCCATGGCAGCAATATGTTAAACTTGGAGCTGTTCTTCGCCATTTTGGATATACTGTCGTTGCTCTACATGGATgtttaaaaactgaaattcag ACTCCACGATCTGTTCGAGCTCTTTTCAAAGATCCATGTATTCGAGTTGCTAGAGAAGTATCAAAAGCACTGATGGAACTAGCAGATAGCGTAAGCAAACGCCGCCAATGCTCGCCAGAGGTACTATCCGATCACCTCCACGAAGCCCTACAAGACCTTGATACCGCCTTAAGATCCCAACCAAAACTTTTTCTTGGCCCCAATGCCAATAGTAACACCAACATGTTAGCCCTTGCAGCTGCGCAAGCACGACAAAAGTCCGGAAAAGATTTTGGGATTTCATTATCAAGCGTAAAAACCGACACATCTGCATTGCTCGAATGGAGATCCAAGAGGGCTTCCGAGCAATCGAAAGAGAATGATCGAAAAGTGCTCAGGCCAACTTTGAGCAAGATTGCAATCACGAGCCTTGAGTTTTCGGAAGCACTTCCCTTTGCTGCTTTTGCCTCTTTGCTAGTGGAAATTGTGGCAAGGCTTGATTTAGTGATTGAGGAAGTTGAAGAATTGGGAAGGTTGGCTCATTTCAAGGAATTTGAACCAGGAGACGCAGTTGTTAGTGTGATTTGTCAGACACCTAAAGCTGAAAATGCAAAACCTATGGAGAATCATTTACCATCTCATGGTGCAGCTGAATAA
- the LOC113704141 gene encoding MND1-interacting protein 1 — protein MGCTVRDKHIRTNRRARSVKPETDHHSTNAPTNTPNSSTINHMAISKSIMETGLRPLNYQMGTSDSVQNPNLSTGPNSVFDDSGWGYCTEEQLEEILLKNLEFLYNEAISKLVALGYDEEVALKAILRNGHCYGGMDVLTNILHNSLAYLNSGCCLSNGNSEESEAVFGDLRQLEEYSLAGMVCLLQQIKPHLSRGDAMWCLLMSDLHVGRASVMEIPVLPSPNGNGACASSSVNSGNVEAVGNGPVGVAPALCRFHSGWGFGNGGTSEFPMNGFFSYASEMALQKEIECPKRFNLTPSMKTLLKRNVAMFAAGFRANARQFQSQLQTSPSSASSGDSSVANGTKAESAPVGQNEENVKNQDVVNSVLNKFRDLNLDENIERVPMDQKDEMILSLIHQIKTLEEQVKERKEWAHQKAMQAARKLSHDLTELKMLRMEREETQRLKKGKQNLEDTTMKRLTEMENSLRKASGQVDRANAAVRKLETENAEIRAEMEASKLSASESVTSCLEAAKREKKCLKRLLAWEKQKAKLQEDIAAEKQKVSDIKQQLTQVETAQNEAEAKWRQEQNDKEVALAQVEDERRLKEATEANSKRRLEALRLKSEIDFQRHKDDLQRLEQELARLKASQRSNELQHPSTDELTGNSEVTKPQAEGIVRLLHEFDNLDNASEKETNYNRECVVCMKDEVSVVFLPCAHQVLCVKCNEGYGKKGKATCPCCRVPIEQRVRVFGATS, from the exons ATGGGTTGTACCGTCAGAGATAAACACATCAGAACAAATCGGCGGGCTCGATCGGTAAAGCCCGAGACCGATCATCATAGTACTAACGCTCCCACCAACACCCCTAACAGCTCCACCATCAACCACATGGCAATTTCGAAATCTATAATGGAAACTGGATTGAGGCCCTTAAATTATCAAATGGGTACAAGTGATTCGGTGCAGAATCCGAACCTGAGTACGGGCCCGAACTCTGTTTTTGATGATAGTGGGTGGGGATACTGTACTGAGGAGCAGTTAGAGgagattttgttgaaaaatttggagtttttgtaTAATGAGGCAATTTCCAAGCTCGTGGCGTTGGGTTATGATGAGGAAGTGGCTTTGAAGGCTATATTGAGGAATGGGCATTGTTATGGTGGAATGGATGTGTTGACTAATATATTGCATAATTCTTTGGCTTATTTAAATAGCGGTTGTTGTCTGAGTAATGGGAATTCTGAGGAATCTGAGGCTGTTTTTGGGGATTTGAGGCAGTTGGAGGAGTATTCTCTCGCGGGCATGGTGTGTTTGTTGCAACAAATCAAGCCACATTTGAGTCGAGGTGATGCAATGTGGTGTTTGCTCATGAGTGATCTTCATGTGGGCCGTGCGAGTGTGATGGAAATTCCTGTCCTTCCTTCGCCTAATGGAAATGGTGCATGTGCTAGTAGTTCAGTAAATAGTGGAAATGTTGAGGCGGTTGGTAATGGTCCGGTTGGGGTTGCTCCTGCTTTATGTAGGTTTCATAGTGGCTGGGGTTTTGGAAATGGGGGAACTTCTGAGTTTCCGATGAATGGCTTTTTCTCCTATGCATCTGAAATGGCTTTGCAGAAGGAGATTGAGTGTCCAAAGAGGTTCAATCTTACTCCTTCCATGAAGACTTTGTTAAAGAGAAATGTGGCTATGTTTGCTGCAGGATTCAGAGCAAATGCGAGACAGTTTCAGAGTCAGTTGCAGACTTCCCCAAGCTCTGCGTCCAGTGGGGATTCTTCAGTTGCAAATGGAACTAAGGCCGAAAGTGCTCCAGTAGGGCAGAATGAGGAAAATGTCAAGAATCAAGACGTTGTTAACTCGGTGTTGAATAAATTTCGCGACTTGAACCTTGATGAGAATATTGAGCGGGTGCCAATGGATCAGAAAGATGAAATGATCCTAAGTTTGATCCATCAGATTAAGACTCTTGAGGAACAGGTTAAGGAGCGGAAGGAGTGGGCCCACCAGAAGGCAATGCAAGCTGCGAGAAAGCTCAGCCATGATTTAACTGAGCTAAAGATGTTGAGGATGGAAAGGGAAGAGACTCAGCGGTTGAAGAAGGGGAAGCAGAATCTCGAAGATACTACAATGAAGAGGCTTACAGAAATGGAGAATTCTTTGAGGAAGGCAAGTGGTCAGGTTGACCGTGCAAATGCTGCAGTCAGAAAGCTTGAGACTGAGAATGCAGAAATTAGAGCAGAGATGGAGGCTTCTAAGTTAAGTGCATCAGAGTCGGTCACAAGTTGTTTGGAGGCCGCAAAGAGGGAGAAAAAATGCCTGAAGAGGCTGTTGGCTTGGGAAAAACAGAAAGCTAAGCTGCAGGAGGATATTGCAGCAGAGAAACAGAAGGTTTCGGATATAAAACAACAGTTAACTCAAGTTGAGACGGCTCAGAATGAGGCTGAG GCAAAATGGAGGCAAGAACAAAATGATAAAGAAGTAGCCCTGGCTCAAGTAGAGGATGAACGCCGCCTTAAGGAAGCTACTGAGGCTAATAGCAAAAGAAGGCTAGAAGCTTTGCGCCTGAAATCAGAAATAGATTTCCAGCGCCACAAGGATGATCTTCAGCGACTGGAGCAAGAACTTGCACGCCTGAAAGCGTCGCAACGAAGTAATGAGCTGCAACATCCGTCTACCGATGAATTAACCGGAAACTCTGAGGTAACAAAGCCTCAAGCAGAAGGCATTGTAAGGCTGCTTCATGAATTTGATAATTTGGACAATGCATCGGAGAAGGAAACCAATTATAATAGGGAATGCGTGGTTTGCATGAAGGATGAAGTTTCTgtagtttttcttccttgtgctcaTCAAGTTCTCTGTGTGAAGTGCAATGAAGGTTATGGGAAAAAGGGTAAAGCAACGTGTCCATGCTGCAGGGTTCCAATTGAACAAAGAGTTCGAGTTTTTGGTGCTACTTCGTAG